A window of Desmospora profundinema genomic DNA:
CACATGGACCCGGATCGAGGGAGAAGTATTTGTCTGGCGGGAAATGATGGATTTTGGTCCGTTTTCCCGGGATTGGACGATAGAAGAGCGGATCCGGCATCGGGCCGCTTTTTTTGAAGAACGGATCGGCTTTCCGCGTGAACAGATGGAGATGATCTGTCGTTATCAGGAACAACGGTTGGAGCGGATTCCGCCTTCCACTTCCGTTGCGTTATGGTATAATTCGGACCGCTATGATCAGTTGACGTTGTTATACCTGGCGGTTCGTATTCGTCAATTGGGATTAAAATCAGTTTTTTTGGTGGAAGTGCCGCAACGGACAACCGTCACCGAAGCAGATTTGAATCAACTCTGGGATGGGCGCTGGCCCATGGAGGAAAGGGAGTTGGAGAGGGCGGAGGGTGCATGGGATGCCTTTGTTTCTCCTACGCCAATCGCAGTACATCGTTGGTTGCGAGAGGAGCTGTTTTTGTTTCATCTCCATGATGCCTTCCGCTGTCATTTGGAATACCTTCCATCTGAAAGAAACGG
This region includes:
- a CDS encoding DUF1835 domain-containing protein produces the protein MIHIVNGEEWGERLRTWTRIEGEVFVWREMMDFGPFSRDWTIEERIRHRAAFFEERIGFPREQMEMICRYQEQRLERIPPSTSVALWYNSDRYDQLTLLYLAVRIRQLGLKSVFLVEVPQRTTVTEADLNQLWDGRWPMEERELERAEGAWDAFVSPTPIAVHRWLREELFLFHLHDAFRCHLEYLPSERNGLNRVEEQALRLVQEGYDDFYEIFQRVAAERPRDGLTDVHFAAILNELTASEGRPLLDTNWKEGSSPDRTITDGPIRLTSEGEAVLAGEVDRVDILGMDWWWGGTRLVHGRWRLNAEGTPVEWKG